TACCCCATTGGTCACTACCACCCATTTGAAGCTTGCAATTATGGTGTTGTTTTAAGTAATAAAAATCATACCCTTGCACCAATTGATAGCTAAACTCAGTAAAGGACATACCGTTTTCCAAACGATTTTTAACCGAATCCTTTGCCATCATATAATTCACAGTGATGTGCTTCCCCACATCACGAATAAAATCAAGAAAACTAAACTGCTTAAACCAATCGTAATTATTCACTAAAACGGCAGCGTTTGCACCACAATTAAAATCCAAAAATTTTTCTAACTGTTTTTGTTGGCAACGAATATTGTGTTGAAGAATTTCTTCCGATAGCAAATTACGTTCTTGCGATTTCCCGGAAGGGTCGCCCACCATGCCGGTTGCTCCACCTATTAAAGCAAATGGTTTATGTCCCGCTTTTTGAAAATGCAGCAGGGTCATAATTTGTACCATATTCCCCACTCCCAATGAATCGGCAGTTGGGTCAAATCCAATGTATCCGCAAGTCATTTCTTTTGTAAGCTGTTCTTCGGTGCCCGGCATACAGTCTTGCAGCATGCCCCTCCATTTTAATTCCGCAATAAAATTTGTAGTCATCTCCATAAGTTTCGCAAAACTAATAAAATAAAAAACGCATTTTAAATCTACATTTGCCAATAAAAAATTACACTACTACGAAAAATATGATACTCGTTACAGGAGGCACAGGATTATTGGGTTCGCATGTATTGTTTTACCTTGCGCAAAAAGGGAATGCAGTGCGAGTGCTGTATCGTAGTGAGGCAGGAAAAACGGCTGTGTTAAAAACGTTTTTGTCCTATTCTACAACCGGCCAAACCTTATTTGAAAAGCTGGAATTTGTGAAGGGGGATGTGTTGGATATATTCACCTTGACGGATGCCATGACGGATGTTAAACAGGTGTATCATTGTGCTGCAATGGTTTCATTTGCTCCAAAAGACGCTGATTTAATGACACGCGTAAATGTGGAAGGAACAGCCAATGTGGTGAATGCCTGCCTGGAAATGAAAATTGAAAAACTATGTCATGTAAGTTCTGTGGCGGCTCTAGGAAAAGCGCAACTGAATGAAGAAGTAACCGAAACTACATTTTGGAAATCCTCTCCTGAAAATTCAGTTTATTCGATTAGTAAATACAGCTCAGAGCGCGAAGTTTGGCGCGGTGTGCAAGAAGGACTCTCAGCTGTTGTAGTTAATCCTACAGTAATATTAGGACCGGGTGATTGGGAAAAAGGGAGCTCAAATTTATTTCGCTCCGCAAAACAAGGAATGAAATATTATACCGGAGGAATAACAGGGTTTGTAGATGTTAGGGATGTTGCTAACTGCATGATTGAATTGATGGAAAGTTCCCTTTCGAATGAACGTTACTTGCTAAACGCAGATAATTTTTCGTACCGCAAATTTTTTGAGATTGCCAATACCTGTTTTCAAAACCCCCCGCCGCATATTCGCGCTTCTCTAGGTTTAAGTAACCTCGTGTGGCGCCTCGAAAAAATAAGAAGCTTTTTCACCGGCTCCAATCCTTTAATTACAAAGGAAACAACAAGAGCAGCGCATCAGCAGAATTTTTTTTCCAATCAAAAAATCAGTAAAACACTTGGATATTCATTTATTCCAATTGAGAAATCGATCAAGGAAACAGCAGCACGATTCGCATATTAAAATAAAACCCCCAACAGATTACGCTGTCGGAGGTTTTACCAAACAAACTAAACCTAACGAACTATTTAATACGAGTCTAAATCGGTCGGACGTAATGCGCCAAACCATTTTACTATTTTTTCTCCCACATTTGGAGCGTCCACATGAATGAGGTAACCTCCGCTGGCAATAGGTATTCCTACTTGGTTTTTTAAATCCCAATTTAAAGAAGTGCGCAATTCATCTTTATTAAATTCTCTTACCAAGGTGCCGTTGAGGGTGTAAATTTTGATGGTACATTTTTGTGGTAAATTGGTTATTTTTATTTGATTATCGGCCTGATTTGCCTCGTAACCCGAGAAACCATAATACGGATTTGGCACAACATTTATTAGTTGAAGTGCATTTTGTGCTACACGTGTATTGTTTATTTCACTTGCGTACAAATGGGTTGTAAAATTATACATCGGGTAATTATTATTTGATGCCGGATTTGCTCTTGGACCATCTAAATTAACCATCCCGCTAAGGGTATCAAATCCATTTGCAGCAAAATTGTTTTGATACGGTTTAGTAACACGCAACCTGATTTTAACATCACATTCCAACAAGCTATGGTTACTTGCTAGCATTGGTATGCCGCACCACATAATATCCTTAAATACATCCTTTTTCAAAACATCTTTTGGCACATCCATATTGTTTCCTCTATATCTTAATTTATTGTAAACAAAGTTTCCTTTGTCATACGCCGGTACATTAGTAGTATCACCAAGTACCTGATTTACTTGCTTGCTATTGTTATGACCGAACACATATACATAATGTTTTCCACCAAAAATAGGATCAGGAGTTGTACTAAAAATCCCGTTAAAACCAACATTAGCGGTTGGGTTCCAAACCAAATCGGTATCGTTTTGCACGCCCTCAAAATGGGAGTCTTCGCCAAATGCCATATTAAGCCTTTCGCCTGTTTCAATGTTTAAGGCATATCCGGGAAACCAACTCATGCCAAATGTGCCTGAATTATCAGCTTGGCCCTCTTTGTTAACAGATGCTTTTTTGCGCAAATCAAATTTGCGGGCATTTCCTGCGGCTCCAATAGTGTTATCGCATAGTTCAAATACCGGACAACGGGTCCATTTACTCTTGTCGGCAGTTAATACAATATCAACACTTGCCAAATTTCCCAATTGATTTAATGCATTGTATTGGAGTTCGGAAGGGTAGGTTGCGGATACATTAAAGTTTTTCCAAGCTGGTCCCGAACCTCCGCCAACCTCTTGAGAACAGAGCCTGTAAGGAGCCCAGGTTCCTCCCAATCCATAACCAATGTTTTGAGAAATTAAACCCTCAAAAATTTGAGCATTATCAAGGCCAAAATAATCATCTGTTAAGGGATCGCCAGGTGGCGGCAATGTTTTGGCCGAACCAGAACGAATCCAATTAATTGGGAAAGGCCCATCAAAATCCGGAATTCCACCAAGCCAACGTTTTGTATTGTCTGAAAACTCAATCGAACTTTCTATATAGCCATTGTTTACACTTTTGCTTGTGCCAACATTCGCACACTGTTCCAAGGTTACCGATAAACCCCAGTCGGTAATACGTTCGGCACTTATTGCAATGCTTGATTCGGAATTAATTTTTTCGCCGGTTTGATTATTGGTTAAAGTCCATTGTGACGTATTTATGGATTCGGGATAGCTATTGGAAGGAATAATTCGAAGTGTAAAACTCGATGCCGGAACATTTAAGGGGTCTATTATTTTAACAGTAGCCGGGCCAAAACCGGCTTCATAAGTTATTTGTTTAAAAGTGCTGTCGGCTAATATCGAATTCACTGAGGCATCAGTAAGCTCAAGCAGGTGACCGCCATTTCCTTGACCTTCGGCACGCGTTAAACTAATTTCCTGGCCATATACTGCATGTTGCACTGAACCACCATTTGCAACAACAATAATATGAGGAATACCAACATATGGGACACCATTTATTCCAATATTATTTCTTCCGGGTTTGTAGGGGAGTTTTTGACCATCAAAAGAAAGTGGATTCTGTTGGTCATAAGTCTTATAATTGTTGTAGGCATAAGCAACAGCTAAAAAATAATAGCTTTTGTTATTTATTAATCGCTTATCACCGGTTGCAAATTCATCCGATAAAACCCTAAATGATTTTATTAAACCCTTATCTTCCCCGTAAACCTCTTGTATTGGAACATTAGCATTAATAGCTTGATCAAATTTAAAATTCACCAATTGGGCTACTCCGTCTTTTATGTCACATTGGGCAATTTGTCTTGCCAAATCAGGATTGTGAATATCGGAAATACTTGCAGTAGCATTTTTCATCTGAAAAATCTGATAGCCTTGAAAATGATATATAGAATCATAGCGTGGACTTTGGCCAGATGGGCTTACTATGTTTGGGTCAACTTCATTGTATTTATCCATGTAATTGTTTGAATTTGGTTTATTGCTTAAATAGAGGATGAGCTCTCTATCTAGTTCTCGAATCGTTAAGTCTGGTGCATCCGGCCCATTGAGCACTTGAAAACAATTATCAAATAAGCGTTGGGCTTTATCATCTGCAGCCTTTAATAAATTTACGGATTCGAAAGGCCCCCCCGAAGTTGCCCTAGCCCAAACTGCTCCTACAGTTACAATATTTACCGCACCTGCCTTTAGGGTAAATGGACCTGAAGAATGTATAAACCGTCCATCATAAGAAGTTCCGGTTTGATACCATGGAGTAGGATTTTGTGGGTCGGTATTTCCCGGAAACATAAAATTGCAGAGCGTAGTGCTACTTAAATGACCTGTTCCGCCATAGGTTATTGGATTATTATCTTTCCATTTACCTTGAAGGTAATTGTAATAATGAACAGTATTGGATGGGTTACCTTCCAATGAGCCATTGTCATTTCTGTAAAACATGAACTTTTCCATCCCGAGCCGTTCATTATCTATGATGACATCCCCATATCCAGTTCCATTATATGTATCGGTTGACGGATTTGCAATTCCATCGGCATCTGCAAGTGGTCCCTGAAAATAATCAATTCCAATTGCCGGAGGATTTAGTCCGTAATGATTTTCACCGTTTCCATCGTCATCAGCATCTCCATTGTAGCAATAACCTAAGCCTCTGCTAACATCGCATCCAATAAAATCATCATTCGGATTTCCAAGGTCAGGATCAACCCACATTCCTAAATAACAAGAATCTAATTTATCAGTTGAACGGTTAAAGATCTGGTATTGATAAAAAGTCATGTTATTTATTTCATCATTCGTTTGAAAGGCAAAAGCTTGTGCATGAATTTCAAGCCCAATTTGTGAGCCATCCGACTCTGTATGTATATTCCCCTTGTCATTAAAAACCCACCACATAGTGCGGTCCCCAAATAATTGGGCTTCACTTTTACAATTTCCCATTTCTCCCTTTAAACTATATCCAGGATAATCGCCCCCTTCACCGGGATTATAATCACCACTTTGATCCGCATCATAAAAAGGAGCAAGTGGTTGTGTGATATTTGCATTATTATAAATATCAAATGCCGGCCAGTTTTGTATGGCATCCGGAACTGGTTTATCAGGAGCCCAATCAGAAACAAAAGCTTCTACTTCTTTTCGGGTAATAACATAATGCCTGTCGTATTGCGCACACACACTAGCATCCACTGATGCATTACTTACATCCAACGGTCCCGCCCAAAAATCATTTCCTGTTTGTCGATAAGTCATAGCTGCAACTTTCAAATTGCTTTGTGCCATTCCTCCTATCCACAGTGATCCAGCAAACAGCGAGTGCTTTTTCGAGTCCTTTGGAATTTCGTATTTCACATCCTTTAAATCCCACCACATATCACCCCCTCCCAATATTTTTGTGCGTACGTTGTTCACATCTAAATCGATGCGTGAACCACTTTGAGAGCATACCGTAGCAAGTTTTAGTGATGCAATTTGGGATTGGCTCTGTTGCCTGGGCTTTACTCCTGTGTTTTCTTTCCCAACAGCCCAAAAGCAAGAGCAGACGAAGGCAACATGTAGGACAATTGGATTAAATACTCCTTTTGTTTTGGTTGACCGTTTAAAAACCGTTAAAGTTGATTTCATTTTTACTAGATTAATTTTAAATACGAGTTGATTAAAATTTGTGATTTGGTTTACATTTCTTATTTTACAAGGGTTTCAACACGATTTATTTTTTCCTTCAGAAGTAAAGTTAGTTTTGAAAAAGGCATATAAATCAACAATATTTCGAGATTCTATACAGGTCTAAAAAGCACAAAGCATCACCACCTTTAGTTAAAATGCTTGATTTTAGTGCCTTTGACTGTGATTCAAAAAACAACATTTTTATACACGTCTAGTGCGTTTTCATTCTTTGTGAAAAACATACAGGTCTAAGCTCCATATCAAAATCTTCCTTCTACATTTGCAACGCCATAAGTATTGATAATAGTGGCGACTGTTTATATCAACAAATAAAATAAATTACATGTCTGTTAAAGTTTCCGAAAACCTGCATCAGCTCATTCGTTCTCTATCAAAACCCGAGAAACGTTATTTTAAGCTGCATTCATCACGACACATCATTGGGGAGCAAAACAATTATGTGAAACTTTTTGATGCTATCGATAAGCAAAAAGAATACAATGAAGGGGCATTGTTGCAGCTGTTTAAAAAGGAGATCTTCATTAAACAGTTCAGCATTGCAAAGAGCCGATTGTACGACAGCATTCTGCGCAGTCTCGACGCATACAACAGCGACAGTTCTGTGGATTCTCAGCTAAAGAACATGTTGCATCATGCAGAGATTTTGTTTAAAAAAACCCTTTATGAGCAGTGTATTCGCATTTTGAGTAGTGCAAAAAAATTAGCATCAAAATATGAAAAGCATATTGCCTTGCTCGATATTTACCGGTGGGAAAAGGAACTTATTGAAAAGGATAATTATTCAGGTAAATCGGAACAGGATATAAAAGATATTCTGGAGCAAGATAAAATTGTAATCAATAAGATTAAAACGCACAAAGAATTTTGGAGTGTTAAGAGCCGCTTCTTCCAATTGCTGAACAAACAAGGAAAAGCGCGTAATCAAAACGAGATTGAAAAGTTTAAAAAAATAATTGATACCACACTTTTAAAAATCCCTGAATCCGAATTAACTACTGCAACAAAGTATTTAAGTAACCACATTTATTCAGCCTATTATTTTGGGATTGGTGATTACAAAAACAGCTATAAATATTTGCACAAAAATGTGGCGCTTATTGAGTCAACCACATTTATTTTTAAGGAAGAACCAAATATCTATTTTTCGGTTCTCACCAATTTAATTTATGTGGCGAGTCAATTGAAAAAATATTCGGAAGTAATCAAATATTTAGATAAGTTGCGCGCCATACCCCACACACTTGAAACCAATAAGAATGAAGATTTGGAGGTAAAATTATTCTCGAGTGCTTACAGTTTAGAACTTACGCTTTATGCCCAAACCGGTGATTTTGATAAAGCACTAAAATTAATTCCCAAAATTGAAGAAGGCATAGATCGTTACGATGGAAAAATAAATAAAGTGAGGCGCTCTTATTTTTACTTCAACATTGCAGTTATTTGTTTTGGGGCCGAGAAATATTCATTGGCGTTACGCTGGGCAAATAAACTTTTGAATGATTCGGAAATAGATGAAAGCAAGGATATTTACTGCTTTACCCAACTTTTAAATCTCATTATTCACATTGAATTAAAACACGATGATTTAATACCCTATGCTTTTAAGTCAACCCAGCGTTATCTCAACTCCAGAGAACGCGTATATAAATTTGAAAATTTGTTTTTAGAATTTATCGGCAAAATCATGAAAACCAAAAACAGAGAGGAGCAATATAAGCATTACAAGCGCCTGCGCGATGACATGAAAAAACTGCAAAACGATCCATTCGAAAAAGCCGCATTTGAATATTTTGATTTTATTTCTTGGGCTGAAAGCAGGTATTTAAATCAAAGTTTTCAAGCCATTGTGGAAGAAAAGGCAAAATGAGTTAGGTTCGATAGCTTCAAAACAATATGCTTAAAAGACTTCAAATTGTGAATCGGAATTGTTATTCAAGCATTAAATTCAGAGGATTAATTATGCTGAAAGCTTCTTCAAAGCGCCTTTCATGCTAACCTTTTCATCAATAATTTCAGCCAGTTTCGAAATCTCTACACGTTCCTGCAGCATAGTGTCACGATGACGAATTGTAACAGTATTGTTTTGCAAGCTTTCATGATCAATAGTGATGCAAAATGGTGTTCCGATGGCATCCTGTCTGCGGTAACGCTTGCCAATGCTGTCTTTCTCATCATACGTAATGGCATGGTCAAATTTCAATGCGGCCATAATTTCTTCTGCCTTTTCGGGAAGCCCATCCTTTTTAGTAAGCGGCATCACCGCAACTTTTATCGGCGCTAAAAAAGGTGGAATTTTTAGTACCACACGAGATGTGCCATCTTCCAGCGACTCTTCCACATAGGCCTGTGAAAGCGTGGCAAGGAACATACGGTCTAATCCAATTGAGGTTTCAACTACATAAGGCACATAGCTTTGGTTGATTTCCGGATCAAAATATTGAAGTTTTTTTCCGGAATGTTGCTCATGAGCTTTTAAATCAAAATCGGTGCGAGAGTGAATGCCTTCAAGTTCTTTAAATCCAAAAGGAAATTCAAACTCTATGTCACAAGCAGCATTGGCATAATGGGCCAGTTTTATATGGTCGTGAAAACGGTGCTTGTTGCCGGCGAACCCGAGTGACTTATGCCACTTCATTCGAGTTTCTTTCCAGTGATGATACCAATCCATTTCGGTTCCTGGTTTCACAAAAAACTGCATTTCCATTTGTTCAAACTCGCGCATCCTGAAAATAAACTGACGCGCCACTATCTCATTTCTAAATGCCTTTCCGGTTTGGGCAATTCCAAATGGAATTTTCATTCTACCGGTTTTTTGCACATTTAAAAAGTTTACAAATATGCCTTGAGCTGTTTCCGGGCGAAGATAAATTGTGCTGGCCTCCTCACTTACAGAACCCATTGAAGTGCTGAACATCAAGTTAAATTGTCGCACCTCTGTCCAGTTTTTTGTACCGGAAATAGGGCACACAATTTCGCAATCCACAATTATTTGGCGCACTTCATCAAGATTGTTATCATTGAGTGCAGTTTTAAAACGAGCCAAAATGTTATCCGCTTTCGCTTGATTTTCTAACACTCTTGCATTTGTGCTGCGAAAGGTTTCTTCATTAAAAGATTCTCCAAATCGCTCTTTCGCCTTATCCACCTCTTTTTGAATCTTTGCTTCAATTTTTGCGACATGCTCTTCAATCAATACATCCGCTCGATATCTTTTTTTCGAATCTTTATTATCAATCAAAGGGTCATTAAATGCATCCACATGTCCAGATGCTTTCCAAGTAGTAGGGTGCATAAAAATAGCAGCATCAATGCCTACAATGTTTTCATTAAGCTGCACCATGGCCCGCCACCAGTAGTCGCGTATGTTTTTTTTAAGCTCTGCACCATTTTGTCCATAATCATAAACAGCACTCAGCCCATCATAAATTTCACTGCTTTGAAAAATAAATCCGTATTCCTTCGAATGAGAAATAATATTCTTAAATAAATCGTCATTGTTTGCCATGGGCGCAAAAGTAAAAATTTTGAGGGTTTATTGATAGTGCAATATGCGCAATTAAATAAATTTTAGAAATGGTGTTGCAACAGCAAGCGCACGATAAGCTTTATCTGCCGCTAGCTTTTATCAGGAGGTGAGCCACTTGATATCTGAATTTGGAAATTAGCTTTGGTTTAAATAGAGGATCTTCTTTTATAGAATATAAAGGCGTTACTAAACGCCTTATCACTGCTTCTTTAACCTAAAACTATCGATTGGCTAACATTTGTCGATACTAATTCCAAGTTATTTTTGTGAAATCAAATGGAACATTATTAATGATTCACAGTTTCGATTTGAGCTTTTTATGCCGAGGTTTTTAACACCTTTAAGAACCAATTACGACGATCTATGCTAGTGTTTTATAAGTTTAAAAGTTTGTTCATTCACGCTCAAAAAATAAACGCCATTTAAAAGTGATGACAAATCAATTTTTGATGTTGCATCAAACTTTCCACGTATACAAACCCTTCCTAACTTGTCGCTTATTTTATATGATGCGGCTTGTAAAGATTTGTCAGATTTCACTGTTACAACATCTGTGAAAGGATTAGGTAAAACCGAAATAGTGTATTTTGATTTTACTACTTCTTTCACCGCAACAATGCATAGCGATGTGTTTGTTGCATATTCAATTCCCGTATCTCCAGCTTCACATTCTAAATAATCGTTACCCGAAACACAATAAAATAGGGAGGGTTCCAACAAATAATTAAAACTGCCAATCCCTTCAACCCATTGCACATTTGTACTTAGGTTTAATCTTCTATGATATCCATTTTGCAATTGAACCGAATCCACATATAAAATTGTAACTATGCCATTGGAGCAAACGGCGGCACCAAATCGATTCTTAACAGTATCACCGGCAGATAAGTTAAAATCATATAATACATATTCATGATTTGCTGTGTCGGGTACAAAATAAATAACCTTGTTGTTTTCTCTCAGGGCACCAGTATAACTATAGTTTTTAGTAATTTTTTGGTAGTTCACTCCTGAAATAAGCGTATCACCAGCCATTACATAATTTGTGAAGGCTGGTGTTGGGAGATGCATTTCATCATAATACCTGTAATTCCAACTCCCATTTGTAGAAGGAAAAGGATAATATACAGTTGCTGAAGCAGGAATAATAATCAAATTAATTAGGGCGAATAATAGGGTAAGTTTTTTCATGTTACTTATTGTTTAACTAGTTTAAAATTTTGCCCATTAATCTGTAAAAAATAAATTCCTTTTTGCCAATTAAGAGTATTTATATTTACTGAGGTTTGTGGTGCTTTATTTTGAGCTTCATATATAATTCTTCCGCTAAGATCCCGAATTTTAAAGTCTGAATTCACATCAAAAGCAGTAGTGCGAAGCGCTAAATTGTTTTCAAAAGGATTTGGAAAAGCAAGTTCATCCATTTTAGTATTGGACTCCACTTCAGCTATAGCCGTTGGATTTGGAATCTGATAAACAGCAGTAAAAAAACTAGTTGAAGGAGGACTTAAAACAAGCGAGGCAGATGACGGATCCATATCGGTGCCTGAAACAATGTAACCCGTCATAACAAACGCATAATTGTTAAGCTGTGTTATAGTATTGTATATGCCGTAACCTGAGAGTGTATAACCTTCTTGCGCCATGCCTGCAGCATTAATCTTTATATAAAAGGGATTGTAATTGCCAGTAGAACTTAAACTAACTCCGTTGCCAAAATCAATAGTCCCTTCAAGGTTCCCAACAGCTAGAATCTCAGCACCATTGTACACCAAACTATAGTTTCCAAAAGCAACTTTTCCGGAGTAGGGGTTCACCCAAATCGGATTCATGTTTTGATCATATTTGGCGATAAACCCATCTGCATATAAAGCTTGAGTGCAAGTGTTTATTATATTAGCAGCACCTGGGTCAAAATCTACCGAGCCCTCAAAGGCTCCTGCAACATAAAAATCTCCATTCGCTTTATCCACCAATACGGATTGTGGATCAACGCGCCCTCCGGTGGAAAAATCACCTATCGTTTTGCTCCACAAAAGAATGCCAGAACTGTCAAATTTAGTTAGCGTTAACTCGTAATATCCAACTGAAAATAAAAAGCTGTTCCCAAATGAATCATAGTCTAAGCTGGCATTCGGTATTCCGTATGAATTAGGAAGAGTAATACTGTTGTTCCAAATATAATTTCCATCCGTATCATAGCAAATTAAATTAGCATTAAAACCGGTTGTTGTATGTATTGCACTGCTTGGATCTACATCTGTAACAGCACTTGGGTTGGCAACAACCAAAATATTATTTGAAGGTAAAACAGCAATTGCTTTTGAGCTTATTCCAACAGCTGCCGCTTCTCCAATATTTAAGGCCCATTGGTGGTTTCCTGCAGAGTCGTACTTTGCGATAAAATAATCCGGGTAAGTGGGAAAATGACTCCTTAAAGTATCCACCTCTGCGGACGATAAATCAAAATCAATTTTGCCATAAAAGTTTCCGGCAACAATAATTTCATTATTCGAATTTATTTTTAGGCCTGAAAATTCAAAAAACACAAGTTGTGAGTTGTCTTCAAAATAGTGAATCCAAAGCAATTGTCCGCTTGAAGAGCTTTTTGAAATGTAGTGATTGTAAAAGCGGGTTGTAAAGGATGTGTCTGCAGGACCGTTGCCGGGATCCATATCCGCACGACCGGTTAATTTTCCAACTTCAATAATATTACCGCTATTATCTGTTGCAACGCAAGAAATCGCATTTTGGCTAAAGGATGTGCTCGTTGGAATGTATGCCCAATTACAGGTAGGTTGTGCAATAGGTTTTAAGCTAATTGATAGTAACAGTATTAATAAAAGAGATTTACGATTGAGCATTTTTTCAAACATTAAATTTAATTTTTAATGATTTTGTAATTTTTTTGACCCTCATCGCCAATCAAACGCACAAAATATACTCCACTGGGCCATTGAGAAGTATTAATTTTTTGCGATTCAATTTCTCTAAGCTGTTCTAATTCATAAACCACCCTTCCTTCGAAATCCATAATAAGGAGGCGTGAAACATTACTCAAATCTCCTGAATTAAAATACAATTCATTAGAAAATGGATTCGGAAATAGCTCAGGTTTTGCACTGTTATTCAGAAGAGTGTTTTCTTCGTTTAAATTTCTGTTTTCAACTTGCGCAACAGCAGGGTTTGTGATTAAGGTTTTAAATGTAATGGGAGTGCTATATGTTGTTACAGCACCCGCACAAACTGCTTTCACATCTACTGTATAATTAGTATTACTTATTAATCCTGTGAGTTGAACAGTGGTTGCATTGCAAGGGCTCCAGGCAACATTTTGATAGAGATAAGTAGTGCTCCCAGTTTTACGATAACGCACTTTAAAAGATGGTGCAGCAGAGGAATTCCAAGAAATAACAGCTGTTTTTTTCGCAATTTGACTCACGGTTACATTTTGTGGTACTGCACAGGTATAGTTTGAGTTTATTGTTGTTTGGGCCGATGCACTAGAACTGCACCCTGAAGAATTGCTGTAGCTATAACTAATTGTATATGGCCCACCCACACCAGCTACTCTGGGATTAAACACATTTCCGTTTATTCCGGCACCTGAAAATGTGCCACCTGCTGGACTTCCGGATAAAACAACAGGTGCATTCATGCAATTATAAACAGCGGACAAACCACTCATACTTACTGTTGGCAAAGCGTTTACAGTAACTAGAATATGGTTGGATGTCACGCTTCCGCAGGAATTGCTATTGGTTACATAATAATCTCCAGATGACGAAACCAATAGCGATGGTGCAGTGCTGCCCGAGATATTCCAAACGCCACCCGTTGTGTTTCCGCTTAGCATCACATTTGAACCGGCACAAAAGGTGCTTGGCCCATTAGCAGCGATTACTGCTGCGGTAGGTAAAG
The sequence above is a segment of the Bacteroidota bacterium genome. Coding sequences within it:
- a CDS encoding T9SS C-terminal target domain-containing protein — protein: MKSTLTVFKRSTKTKGVFNPIVLHVAFVCSCFWAVGKENTGVKPRQQSQSQIASLKLATVCSQSGSRIDLDVNNVRTKILGGGDMWWDLKDVKYEIPKDSKKHSLFAGSLWIGGMAQSNLKVAAMTYRQTGNDFWAGPLDVSNASVDASVCAQYDRHYVITRKEVEAFVSDWAPDKPVPDAIQNWPAFDIYNNANITQPLAPFYDADQSGDYNPGEGGDYPGYSLKGEMGNCKSEAQLFGDRTMWWVFNDKGNIHTESDGSQIGLEIHAQAFAFQTNDEINNMTFYQYQIFNRSTDKLDSCYLGMWVDPDLGNPNDDFIGCDVSRGLGYCYNGDADDDGNGENHYGLNPPAIGIDYFQGPLADADGIANPSTDTYNGTGYGDVIIDNERLGMEKFMFYRNDNGSLEGNPSNTVHYYNYLQGKWKDNNPITYGGTGHLSSTTLCNFMFPGNTDPQNPTPWYQTGTSYDGRFIHSSGPFTLKAGAVNIVTVGAVWARATSGGPFESVNLLKAADDKAQRLFDNCFQVLNGPDAPDLTIRELDRELILYLSNKPNSNNYMDKYNEVDPNIVSPSGQSPRYDSIYHFQGYQIFQMKNATASISDIHNPDLARQIAQCDIKDGVAQLVNFKFDQAINANVPIQEVYGEDKGLIKSFRVLSDEFATGDKRLINNKSYYFLAVAYAYNNYKTYDQQNPLSFDGQKLPYKPGRNNIGINGVPYVGIPHIIVVANGGSVQHAVYGQEISLTRAEGQGNGGHLLELTDASVNSILADSTFKQITYEAGFGPATVKIIDPLNVPASSFTLRIIPSNSYPESINTSQWTLTNNQTGEKINSESSIAISAERITDWGLSVTLEQCANVGTSKSVNNGYIESSIEFSDNTKRWLGGIPDFDGPFPINWIRSGSAKTLPPPGDPLTDDYFGLDNAQIFEGLISQNIGYGLGGTWAPYRLCSQEVGGGSGPAWKNFNVSATYPSELQYNALNQLGNLASVDIVLTADKSKWTRCPVFELCDNTIGAAGNARKFDLRKKASVNKEGQADNSGTFGMSWFPGYALNIETGERLNMAFGEDSHFEGVQNDTDLVWNPTANVGFNGIFSTTPDPIFGGKHYVYVFGHNNSKQVNQVLGDTTNVPAYDKGNFVYNKLRYRGNNMDVPKDVLKKDVFKDIMWCGIPMLASNHSLLECDVKIRLRVTKPYQNNFAANGFDTLSGMVNLDGPRANPASNNNYPMYNFTTHLYASEINNTRVAQNALQLINVVPNPYYGFSGYEANQADNQIKITNLPQKCTIKIYTLNGTLVREFNKDELRTSLNWDLKNQVGIPIASGGYLIHVDAPNVGEKIVKWFGALRPTDLDSY
- a CDS encoding T9SS type A sorting domain-containing protein, translating into MKKLTLLFALINLIIIPASATVYYPFPSTNGSWNYRYYDEMHLPTPAFTNYVMAGDTLISGVNYQKITKNYSYTGALRENNKVIYFVPDTANHEYVLYDFNLSAGDTVKNRFGAAVCSNGIVTILYVDSVQLQNGYHRRLNLSTNVQWVEGIGSFNYLLEPSLFYCVSGNDYLECEAGDTGIEYATNTSLCIVAVKEVVKSKYTISVLPNPFTDVVTVKSDKSLQAASYKISDKLGRVCIRGKFDATSKIDLSSLLNGVYFLSVNEQTFKLIKH
- a CDS encoding NAD-dependent epimerase/dehydratase family protein, whose translation is MILVTGGTGLLGSHVLFYLAQKGNAVRVLYRSEAGKTAVLKTFLSYSTTGQTLFEKLEFVKGDVLDIFTLTDAMTDVKQVYHCAAMVSFAPKDADLMTRVNVEGTANVVNACLEMKIEKLCHVSSVAALGKAQLNEEVTETTFWKSSPENSVYSISKYSSEREVWRGVQEGLSAVVVNPTVILGPGDWEKGSSNLFRSAKQGMKYYTGGITGFVDVRDVANCMIELMESSLSNERYLLNADNFSYRKFFEIANTCFQNPPPHIRASLGLSNLVWRLEKIRSFFTGSNPLITKETTRAAHQQNFFSNQKISKTLGYSFIPIEKSIKETAARFAY
- a CDS encoding glycine--tRNA ligase, whose product is MANNDDLFKNIISHSKEYGFIFQSSEIYDGLSAVYDYGQNGAELKKNIRDYWWRAMVQLNENIVGIDAAIFMHPTTWKASGHVDAFNDPLIDNKDSKKRYRADVLIEEHVAKIEAKIQKEVDKAKERFGESFNEETFRSTNARVLENQAKADNILARFKTALNDNNLDEVRQIIVDCEIVCPISGTKNWTEVRQFNLMFSTSMGSVSEEASTIYLRPETAQGIFVNFLNVQKTGRMKIPFGIAQTGKAFRNEIVARQFIFRMREFEQMEMQFFVKPGTEMDWYHHWKETRMKWHKSLGFAGNKHRFHDHIKLAHYANAACDIEFEFPFGFKELEGIHSRTDFDLKAHEQHSGKKLQYFDPEINQSYVPYVVETSIGLDRMFLATLSQAYVEESLEDGTSRVVLKIPPFLAPIKVAVMPLTKKDGLPEKAEEIMAALKFDHAITYDEKDSIGKRYRRQDAIGTPFCITIDHESLQNNTVTIRHRDTMLQERVEISKLAEIIDEKVSMKGALKKLSA